Part of the Actinomyces sp. Marseille-P3109 genome is shown below.
ACGCGTGAGGTGCGTGAACCCAGCACGTAGGACAGGCCGGCTCTGGCCAGGGCCTGCCTGTTGGCGGCGCTGATCATTCCGGCGTCAGACACGACCACCACGTCGTCGAGGCTGTAGGCGTCCATGAAGTCGTTGATCATCGGGATCATGGTGGCGGTCTCGGCCTTGTTGCCCTCGAAGGCCCCGGCCCGCAGAGGGAACCCTGTCTCGTCAGTGAGCAGCCCTACCGTGATCTGCGGCTCCAGGCGTCTTTCCTTGGACAAGCCCGGCTCACGCAAGGCCGTCGGCCTTGTCGGTCTCGAAGTACAGGGTCGTCACGTCGAACAGGACCAGCCAGGCCCGGCCGATGCGGGCGTACCCGGCCAGCAGGCGTGACAGGTTCCGGGTGAAGTCCTCAGCGGCGTAGCTGGGCAGATGACGCTTGACTGTCGCGTAGGACACCGGTGACAGGCCCGCCTCGGTAAGGACCCGCAACGAGTCCTGCTTGCTGGTCGGCTCAATCAGTCTGGCGGTAACGAGCTGGCGGAAGACCTCGTCAGCACCGTCGAGTCGTTCAGCCCCACCGCCTTCCAAGCCGTCTCCAGGGCCTCCAGGAGCACTCCCATCCGGTTGGAGGCGATAGGTGCCACGCACCCCGCCCCAGCCGGTTCGTGCAGCGCAGAACCTGCGTCGTTCTCACTGTTCAGGCCCGGCAGGTCGAAGCTGAGCTGGCCGGCGTTGAGCCGTTGCCTGGCGATCTCCTTGAGCGCCGCCAGCTCGGCGTCATCATGGGCCGAGCCAATGTGCTCGATGCTGCGCGCCCCCTTCCGGGAGGAGTGCACGATCTGCACCGCACGGGCCCCCGACGCCGTCCTGACCGTGCGAACGTACGGACTCATACCCCCACGTTAGTGCGCACCCCAACCCACGCAACCCCCACAATCCCAACAACAACCAGCCCCCAGGCAACCCAACCACCCCACAATGAGCCAAGTCAGGTGTCGTGTCCGGGCAAGATCATCCAGGTCCTGGTGCTGGCAGCGGCCTATGAGAAGGTCGCCGACTCCACGTGCTCAGCGGCCACCATCCGAAGCAGACACGGGTGAGTGGATCGCCGCCGGGGTGTTCACCGCCGATGGGCAGGCTGCCCTGGAGGCCTACGACAAGGTCGTCGGCCTGGGCCTGGAGGACCTGTGCGTCGACGGCTGCATCCTCAAGGCGCCTTGCAGGGGCCAGGCCGCAGGCCCCTCACCAGTGGACCGGGGTAAGCAAGGGACCAAGCGCTCAGTAATGACCGAGGGCCACGGCATCCCCATCGGGGTGGTGGTCGCCCCCGCCAACCGGCATGACTCACCTCTGCTGGAACCCACCCTGGAGCGTCTGGGCAGGTTCGGCTTCGACCTGCCCGAGCGCATCACCGTGCACCTGGATGCCGGCTACGACAGCCGCAGGACCCGCGAGCTGCTTGAGGTGCTGGGCTGTGCCGCCCAGATCCCTGCCAGGGGCGCCCCCCCCTTGCAGGCCGGCCGGCGCTGGGTGATCGAGCGCATCAACTCATGGCACACCCGGGGCTTCCGCAGGCTCCAGGTATGCACCGAAATACACACACAGGTGATCGAGGCGTTCATCGCCCTGGCCAACACCATCATCACCATCAGGAACCTCATCCACCACGCCTGGACCACCCACCGCTGGGACCAACACCCCACCCACAAGCCCTAACCTAATGACGCGATCTCTTATTCAAAAACGCCCACCCAACTTGTAGAAGGTCGCCACCTCAGATCATCGGTGCGCCCGTGAGACTGCTTCCCAAAGTCGCGGAAACGGCATGTCAAGTCTAGCAGCCAGGAAGTGCGCCCCTGAAGTGTTGCCCGTTCCACGTTCGCTCGTGCCGATCATGTGAACCACAAGCTCCACGTGCGTCGCCTTCCACTTCCACACTTTCCGCGATAAATTCAACATTGCCGCAACCACTCGGCTGAGATTAGGTTCTGGACTTTCCGGAAAAACCAGGGAATCTAACTCAACCCCTGTTCGTTCACATGCCCCCTCAAGCGCTTCGAATAGTGGGCTTTGATGATGTGCATCCATTCCCAAGTCTCGATCTAGGGAGCGGAACTGGGTGGATTGACGTCCAGATGCGGTCCCAAGATTGCCTCGAAACTCCTTAAATCGACTAGGTGACATCATAGAAAGTACATCCAGGTGTCCTGTCATCATTTCAATCACCACAGCGCAACGCTCAATCACCTCGGCGGCTTGCATGTAATGTCCTTCTCGAAGCGCAGCTGCACCGACAGACAAATCTAGCA
Proteins encoded:
- a CDS encoding tryptophan 2,3-dioxygenase family protein, which produces MSNLNYSSYLKIESLLSLPTPLTSPDERATHSAEHFFIVTHQTSELWLSQVLLDLSVGAAALREGHYMQAAEVIERCAVVIEMMTGHLDVLSMMSPSRFKEFRGNLGTASGRQSTQFRSLDRDLGMDAHHQSPLFEALEGACERTGVELDSLVFPESPEPNLSRVVAAMLNLSRKVWKWKATHVELVVHMIGTSERGTGNTSGAHFLAARLDMPFPRLWEAVSRAHR